From Anopheles darlingi chromosome 2, idAnoDarlMG_H_01, whole genome shotgun sequence, the proteins below share one genomic window:
- the LOC125950076 gene encoding transmembrane protein 242 — MGAAVDPENRLAVLELSEEERKFRFRAGAFLASVGATAAVAGFSKAIMTAKKSDPKYFDKGLHASLSLHEAGTSLALRALGWGTLYAILGTGTICFGIWKLSGAKDMKEFRESMGRAFPRVPRNDPPRSRTEFDGLTDLMQYLSTWGSTKDEN; from the exons ATGGGAGCGGCGGTGGATCCAGAAAATCGGCTTGCTGTGTTGGAGCTATCAGAGGAAGAACGGAAATTTAGATTTCGAG CTGGGGCATTTCTAGCATCGGtcggagcaacagcagccgtaGCTGGTTTCAGTAAAGCGATCATGACCGCGAAAAAATCCGATCCGAAGTACTTCGACAAAGGTTTGCACGCCAGCCTGTCCCTCCATGAAGCAGGAACCAGTTTGGCGCTGCGGGCGCTTGGCTGGGGAACACTGTACGCGATACTGGGAACCGGAACGATCTGCTTCGGTATTTGGAAACTGAGTGGAGCCAAAGAT ATGAAGGAGTTCCGTGAGTCGATGGGAAGAGCGTTTCCGAGAGTTCCGCGCAACGATCCTCCGAGAAGCCGGACAGAGTTCGACGGTCTAACTGATCTCATGCAGTACCTTTCGACGTGGGGAAGTACAAAAGATGAAAACTAA
- the LOC125950075 gene encoding inhibitor of nuclear factor kappa-B kinase subunit beta, which translates to MQKPFEDPPVIGEWCREKRLGSGGFGVVTLWRNKTTQQTVAIKKFHILQDRSEITDKHSERWRNEVQLMTETVRNDNIVRTVRVQPDSFVRELLRSSANGLPILCMEYCEGGDLRRVLNRVENCSGLREQEVREVLRSLRNAISYLHSLKITHRDIKPENLVLKRQDDRIVYKLTDLGYAKALDKQSLQASLVGTVEYIAPDLIYCDRYNNSVDYWSMGVIAFEIVTGVRPFIPHSPITKWMLHVQQKKAADIAITEDNRDNYIYHSEIFPENHISNGLRKELERWLTLALEWNPKQRGFAPHTGAAKVTTTVDGKAAAPQPTPVSMVLKIFSQLDQLLDRKFLTLFSLYDCRWISVELTEETTMAIVRQEVYLATGIPVEEIEFILPLEQKRTRIEVDTRPLDLWLSSVQDDRPMLYVVHAGNVGAIVQRDLKPRIPPSITDVFQNIKVKLKPHMLRQFIANAYYFIANEQRQYVLLLDGIRNYGLLLNDGIARRREEIIQMNKIVYGILGGVEFHKLTVSHTRDSPILKMQIPKSDFEAASREWEESCTRCETNVRKLAEMADKISKRYESVLKRSRDALRHPLLLARVDTEPQATDYFGLKNVEGRFEQSRARILERITNEKTHMDMAQAVYECLKRRDVLLRDPAFLELQQQLLDIRTEMQEIEKVLQKVVELTEKFKRDLAHQTLRQQDAVWKLFHATSTVANGVTSVGKMAASVPELDRMMTSPSITNGGPKFLLGGPITPLHAALSGEGGTIDENLLCFGEGSDVNDLISANETLIVTTNDLLCDSFTMLKEA; encoded by the exons ATGCAGAAACCGTTCGAAGATCCTCCCGTGATCGGGGAGTGGTGTCGCGAGAAAAGGCTCGGCTCAGGTGGCTTCGGTGTGGTCACACTCTGGAGGAACAAGACTACCCAGCAAACCGTCG CGATAAAGAAGTTCCACATTCTGCAAGATAGGAGCGAAATCACCGATAAGCACAGCGAACGATGGCGCAACGAGGTGCAGCTGATGACGGAGACGGTTCGTAACGACAACATTGTCCGCACGGTTCGCGTCCAGCCGGACTCGTTCGTGCGGGAGCTGTTGCGTAGCTCCGCCAACGGGTTACCGATACTGTGCATGGAATATTGCGAAGGAGGAGATCTACGGCGGGTGCTGAATCGCGTCGAGAATTGCTCCGGATTACGGGAACAGGAAGTGCGCGAAGTGTTGCGCTCGCTGCGCAATGCAATCTCGTATCTGCACAGTCTAAAAATAACGCACCGCGATATTAAGCCGGAGAACTTGGTGCTGAAACGGCAGGATGATCGCATCGTGTACAAG cTCACCGATCTGGGGTACGCTAAAGCGTTGGACAAACAAAGCCTCCAGGCAAGTCTAGTCGGGACGGTGGAATATATAGCACCCGATCTGATCTACTGTGATCGTTACAACAACTCAGTCGATTACTGGTCGATGGGTGTGATTGCGTTCGAGATCGTGACCGGTGTGCGGCCCTTTATTCCCCATTCACCCATCACCAAGTGGATGCTGCACGTGCAGCAAAAGAAGGCAGCCGATATCGCGATCACGGAGGACAATCGGGATAACTACATCTACCACAGTGAAATTTTCCCCGAAAATCACATCTCCAACGGGTTACGCAAGGAACTCGAACGTTGGCTAACATTGGCTCTCGAGTGGAACCCGAAACAGCGAGGTTTTGCCCCTCACACTGGTGCTGCGAAAGTAACGACGACGGTCGAtggcaaagcagcagcaccgcaaccAACGCCAGTGTCGATGGTATTGAAGATCTTTTCACAGCTCGATCAACTGCTCGACCGCAAGTTTCTTACCCTCTTCTCGCTATACGATTGTCGCTGGATAAGCGTTGAGCTGACGGAAGAAACGACGATGGCTATAGTGCGACAGGAGGTATACCTTGCAACGGGCATTCCCGTGGAGGAGATCGAATTCATTCTTCCGCTCGAACAGAAACGCACTCGTATCGAGGTAGACACGCGACCACTGGATCTCTGGCTGTCGAGTGTACAGGATGATCGACCGATGCTGTACGTGGTTCACGCCGGCAATGTCGGAGCGATCGTGCAGCGTGACTTGAAGCCACGCATTCCGCCAAGTATTACGGATGTCTTTCAGAACATCAAGGTGAAACTGAAGCCACACATGCTGCGACAGTTCATTGCGAACGCGTACTATTTCATTGCAAACGAGCAACGGCAgtatgtgctgctgctagatgGAATTCGGAACTATGGTTTGCTGCTCAACGATGGAATAGCACGGCGGCGTGAGGAAATCATTCAAATGAACAAGATTGTGTACGGTATTTTGGGAGGAGTCGAGTTCCACAAGCTAACCGTTTCTCATACGCGTGATTCACCGATtttgaaaatg CAAATTCCAAAGAGTGACTTTGAGGCCGCTAGTCGCGAGTGGGAGGAAAGCTGTACTCGGTGTGAGACCAACGTTCGCAAGTTGGCCGAGATGGCTGATAAGATTAGTAAACGGTACGAGTCGGTGCTAAAGCGCAGCCGGGATGCACTGCGTCATCCACTGCTACTGGCACGTGTCGACACCGAACCGCAAGCGACGGATTACTTTGGATTGAAAAACGTCGAAGGTCGCTTCGAACAATCAAGGGCACGCATTTTGGAGCGCATCACCAACGAAAAGACACACATGGACATGGCCCAAGCCGTGTACGAGTGTTTGAAACGCCGAGACGTATTACTACGAGATCCCGCCTTTTTGGAGCTGCAACA GCAACTACTCGACATTCGCACCGAGATGCAAGAAATCGAAAAGGTGCTACAAAAGGTGGTGGAGCTTACGGAAAAGTTTAAGCGAGATTTAGCTCACCAGACCCTGCGGCAACAGGATGCAGTGTGGAAGCTGTTCCACGCGACTTCCACTGTTGCAAATGGTGTAACATCTGTTGGCAAGATGGCAGCATCGGTTCCAGAGCTCGATCGAATGATGACGTCGCCTTCCATAACGAACGGTGGACCCAAGTTTCTGCTCGGTGGACCGATAACTCCACTTCACGCGGCTCTCAGCGGCGAAGGAGGAACAATTGACGAGAATCTCCTGTGCTTTGGCGAAGGTTCCGATGTGAATGATTTGATCTCGGCCAACGAGACCCTGATAGTCAC GACCAATGATCTGCTTTGTGATAGTTTTACGATGCTGAAGGAAGCTTAG